The stretch of DNA tgtgatttgtcaatcaagtgcagttagcaggaaagcttttgaagattatttttccccatcaataGAATATTTtcctatccaatattggatgcataaaaccttgtgcctccaacgtaatgctcttgtttttgaagtaccccaaatattcatttattcattcattcagaatggattcagattcaacttcaaacaaatgatcactaaatcaacgatagtcctacgtcacccttgcggttaaaccatagatataacccacttcctgtttttttagaatatttgcaatgtcactAGTATAGCGGCATTCGTTCGCTAAGGGTTAATATTCCGTCATATTAAACGACCAATCCCAGAAATTCTCCACAAACGAAAGAATCCTTATGATATGTAAGCCTGACTTAGTACTTGCATTCGGAGTGTGCCAACCGAATTCTAGCatcaatttcattatttttataattagTAGATCCGGTGAACTTCGACCCACCCAAAATTGATGTGTTGATGTGAATActttcgaacattcacattttcttactaagcgtatGTCTGTGGGTTCAATtccagaactattcattgattgatcttgtaATTGACCTTTTTAAGAgttgaggcgaatgaactttgtagtttAAGGGTAGTTAAGTGTAGTTTATGTTAAGTTTGTAGTGTAGCCTCTATAAtaggaataaaaatgaatcaatcAGTAATGCGATGACGATTTACGGTGGTGTGAAGCAATTATCAGATCAGATTAGAAAGTCCGAAATCAGTTTCGAATTGTTAAAAATGGAACAAAAATtattacttgatgttttttgatTGCCTAAAACGCGTAGTCCGGACCCTTACCTTAGTGTTATCAGACTAAATGCTCATCCAAGATTCAttaatcgatgcaaaaaagtcgggtgggtaatgtcggggacataaccggagtgacgtaggactatacaaaggggacagcttttgttaaatatatattttaaatatattgttttattttcttctcctacgtgaatacctacctatctacctgaaaaatggattagtttactgtttactctttatgaatatgttgatggttctgaaaagaacctttggtgttgtgtttttgttatcactcgatgttcccatcttgttcggttaaaccttcctgtttagctattgcgtttgccactcgccacagctttcacagttggaaaatttcttcccatccagcttgtgacatattgttcagtaaattacatttaatgcgacgtgccggagaaacactttgccactcactgaaactaattgttaccttgatgagcgccgaaccgaagctgctctgttcttgatgcgggttttctgattgtcgtgagcagctttgcaagccatctcgagcactccgacggccgaaactctataatcgctgttaggtatactggtgctccggcaccaatccgttcggcctagttacccttgcggagcaatcagtgaatgcgaccaacagggaactggagacctgcacggttcgagtgagactttgcctttcccttaacttgtcctcctttgttacgtccacgatgccgatgccgtaccaccacacgggtttacggtttgaaagaaaataagatattttttggggtccgcgtgttttatactctagcggtacacactcacaggatagagaaaaatcggcagactcagccagaggggcgagtccaacgagacgaacgaatgagcgttaaaagggagcgattgcaaaaaaaatacattcattacgatttgttcgctcgttggattcacatgcaggctaaaaagggtccttttcaggatcacaaaattatcttcaatctaaagagtttattgttttgttatcactcgatatccccatcttgttcggctaaaccttcctgtttagcgatttgttgccactcgccacagctttcatagttggaaaattggaaaagctttgtgacatgttgtacagtaaattacattcaatgcgacgtgccgaagcgccactcagtgtcgcattggaggcgattttaacctgtaatggaacatttgcgatgacagtggacagtgtcgactttcaatgtggggtcataatttggatctctatgttcacaaatgtccaactaaataagtcgcattacatgtccgtccaattagctaaatgtcgaactaattgtaaattactgtactttcaatctggaaacaatttaagaattggtgaaaattgaataatcaggaaagtccccaactatcaataagctcagaacaactgccaaattcacatactcatcagatcctggcaaacaaattaagaaaaaatcaatttgtgttttattattattttggataatgttttagaacgcattgaactgtatttcctaaactcttttttggaaggtttaatggccctgaaaagcgccttgttttatggaatggttccaatttagaaaactttgtactcgtggttttgaaaaaaaaaccatttcgaacgccctcgatgccgccttgttctggatttgccaccaaagcagtttgtataaagaacaaacttttttcttctgctacctgatgccgatttgcaattgcgtttgccactcgccactcgatgcaactgcctgttgtcttgatgtccaccgaaccgaatgtgttctgttccgaatgcgggttttcttatcgtcgcgagcagctttgccagctaactcgatcacttcggcggccgaaactatataacgccggctaggtggactggtgcactggtactaacgcgctcggcctagctacccttgcggggaactccagatcaacacggttcgagcgggattttgcctttcccttcacttttcctcctttttttttatctgtattatagtgactttcaactcatttggctggttcgtcacttttacttccatttttggaagaatgtcgggagtgagaattgaactcgtgacctttagcgtgagaggcatggatgttaccactacgccggatcgcctccgcttttcctcctttaccatgtccagacatggctgcttgggttggtttgttgatgtgttgtgatgcgaagcgatgtggtgtacggtttgaatgagaatgatcgttgcggCGCCGGGCCGggtatttttaagctgactggctggctcgagaattacgcatgtgtgagactgcgaccaatgtttcgttcatttttttctttttcctttccaatcgtgcttcattctatttcgctgctgctctggttgcccgttttggtcggtacgatttgaggagcacaaaatggaccaatcaaaagtgggcacatagtgcattttgacaatgcttgatatttcacaattattcaattatttatctcaagaaaaatgaaatgttattcgttatgatagatgcgtagatatatttcctatcaattgatgcaaaaaccttcgcgatctattgagaaatgctcgagttataagcgttccaaatcttgcattttttcctacttgttcagtgcctagatttccatttcaccccctatatcttccggttagacgtagtcctacgtcaaaaaaagttacTTCATTGCATGAAAtccatattcgatacggaaaagcaacttttcattcataatttttattttcgaagtGCGTTACTCCACCGAAcaattcattaccattaccgttttcgcttcacaccaacggaacacgaagcacACTGCTTTCATTGCggatttcaattggactaacaacgcctaCTAACATGTCACTGTAGAACATATAGGAATTAAAATTGTCCGAACTTTCACATTTGCCTTCAAAATTTTGCAGTTTTTCTCGCCGTAGCATTTTCCTTCGGACGGGAACGAACGCAACTAAATGAAGACAGTTCAAATTTGATGATCCGTTATCAAGTTTTAAGCTTTGCAACACATTTAGCGATTTATTTCACTCCAGATGGGccgaaaaacagcaaattttgacgccacgttcgtgaaatattagaaaatacatACTGGTTCTGGACATTAcgactaagggtgctcatacactgtttgaccgaagccaaatatttgactctttttgacagataaaatttggtcaacgtatactgatcaaatatattctacacaaaacacgacaagcaaatatttaattattggatgcctaaaatattttttcagtctgttcttcgaacctgtcggtacatggttaggttaccttggatatttcagttgatttttttccatgttcggtgtttgatactGTTTACTActttttaaaattgaagagtggcaaacaaaatagtgtttgtacaaatatcaaatcaaaccttatctgtcaaaaaatatcggtgtctattctgtatttcaatcgattcgaaatatttcgaacgacttggtaAATTCCATTCCCTGTTTCGTTCGAGGTGTTTTCAAATTCGAATACCTTTCGTTCGGactgttttgttttcgaacatctttcattcgaatcaaaccaAACGTCAAACCCACTTTGTTTATGAAGGAGTGAATAATTTCCGCAGCGGATGAGCGGTGAACTGCAAAAATGTAAGctaatttttaatcatttttttctttaaattaattttaacgttcaacagggaaaaaaacaaaaacaaaacaaccactAAAAATCAGTTCGAGCGGATTGTGCTGCTTCTGGAGCAAGAGCCGGACATAGCAAAGGGTTTCTCCCGAGGAAATTCCGGACCCTTCTGGGATGATCTGGCGGCAGAAGTCAATAGTTTGGGACCGCCTATTCGCGATGGAAGTGGATGGAAAAAGGTATATACTAAAACGAATCCGAAACATATGTTTATAGTCTTATTTTTGCCCTGGTTTTCTGTGTAGGTTTGGGCGGACTATAAGTCCGGATTAAAGCGAAAACTCGCTCACAACAAACGGGAGCAGAGGGCGACAGGTGGAGGacccaataaaattatcaatttgtcCGAGCTGGAGGAGCAGGCAGTTCTACTAACTGGGTTACTTGCGACCGTGGAAGGAATCCCGGGTACCTTATCTCATGGAACACAGTTGGGTTCGCCTTCGGGTGAACCTCAAGCTGCAGACCaggaaaattttatatattatggTACTTCCGACGAGTGTGACGGTATCAATAATACCATTCACTTCCAGCCCTCTCAGCCGAAAAAATCCAGACCTTCTACCACGAGGCTATTAGAGCTGCAAGTCGAGtaacaaaacaaatttcacaCCAATGTGAAATCCCtgttaaaaaacacaaacaagaaTTTGAGTGATCTGGTTCATTATCAGCGCCAATCAGCTCGAGCGATTCTTTCCGTGGATGCCACACTCAAAGAACATCTGAGTGAACAAAAACGACATAACCACGAGATGGAGAAGATCGCGCTGGAGAAATCAATAGTCAAGCGACAAATCCTTGAAACGCAGATTGCGTATATTTCAGAACATTAgaataatgtttcaaaatatcagtgatctgattttttatctttatattgtaactcaagtataaaaaaatgaaaaaagttctaatcgtatttttatatctttccatggaagaaaaatcttacttaattttttctttgaagtttgtttggaatagcatcaaaattatataaacttttttaaaattcacgaaTTTCGCCTATAGTTTATGGAACTTccttaaccccttcacgtacaaCATTGAACTTCACTCGTTGTTTCTCGATGTGAAATAATTACATAGCTTCAGGCATATGATGAGGATACCGACAACTGAAGATTATCAAATTtccgttatttaaaaaaaaaattgaatgagctaaaaatataaaatataatttgaatattataattaaaataaaaacgaacgagTTAGTACGTAGTAATAACtccttcgtttttattttaaacacaaCATGTATTTGCTCATCATAGGGCACCCATGTTAGATACccacactcagcagagtagcgGAACGACTCGAAGTGCTCGTTTTGGGCCgtgctgttggaaattaaatcgtacagcaaggggttaaaacaacgcaaaaagtattaataatggttatttgaatacttggcCTGCTTACGAGAAATCGATAATGACATGTTCTCAAAGTGTTGGCAGGAATAAGAGTAAATAATTCTGCCGAAACCATAGTTAAGTAAGGAAGACACTTCCTTTTCCGGTGGTTGTTATTTATTTGAGCATTTGCAAACAAGTTAGATGAAATTTAAcagtcataaatattaatttaaacaaaagtttattATGTAAACAGCTGCATAACATATTATAACTACTGAGAACGACCAAATTCTAAGCATATATTGTGAAGTGCACAGCATACATTTATAATTTGAGCGCATTTAGTAGGATTGTAGTGAAGTTGTCTCGCGCCAAGGATGCATCTAAACCGATTTTTTAGTAAACCGATTGTCCGCTCGACGATAGCACGACCCAAGGCATGCCTGCGATTAAAATCGCTCTCCAAACTCCCTTCCTCCGCTGCTCTGAATGGCGTTACTAACCAAGGTTCCGATGGATAACCagcatcacctgaaaatattttatcacacAGTACATACAAGTATACTAAAATATTGTAGTTGAACATTACCTAGAATCTTAGTATTAACTTCACCATTTTGGTGAAGCTGCTCAAAGTGAGTTCTTGCAGGGCTTACACGCCATATATGAGAGTCATGATTAGATCCCTGGAAGGTAGGATCAACGAAACGAATCCTTTGCTGATCGTCACAAACCTATGTTGATAAAAAAGAGTATTTGTTCATTGATTTGTTAATTCAAATACTAATAATACTTACAATCAGAACGTTGAGACTATAAAATCCCTTccgattaaaaaacaaatttcgattcaGCTTAGGTGGAATAATTTTTACGTGGGTTCCATCCAAACACATAATAACACCCGgaattgatgttttctgatagaagtgtagtttcccagcaaacattaaatcgtataattttgcacgtgccaagtcttacaagaaatccgaataaatcataatcgcatataatatcaatcaaagtatgtatcgtgtatatttgaaatcgcataaaatgtaaaaactcgattttatataccattatcaaattaagtcgcatatcggtataataaacatcaattttatgatgtacattgtcgtaaaatatatttaatccgcatcatatgcgtatattacgctgatgcagtttgtgtgtcgtataagcgtataatttaaatcgatttagtactgtagtaaatcgtgttgcatgctgaagaaaatcatgaaacagtaaatcatattagatcctaataaaggacatattacatcatattgaaatgtcaatgaaatgctgatgcactcgaaagttttaaccgctgttgaattaaatttcagatagccgcgcgagatagctggtggatgataatccagacgatcggagttcgaacccatatcggagcagttttaaccaaacatcaatctgtgccattttaaacattcaattccactcccaacacaagtcaatcaaacaattattatttctacaaacataaatactcatatataaaaatggcgtttcgtgaggctataataaacatttcacgaaaatattttgcgccatttgttttttttctatgtctgtaataaatcgtatatgagtagggcacaagtcgctattatagccggtcaaagttgcatattcatccaaacaaattcggtaagcatttgccatgtatgtatatggcctccacttttgcatgcatatgccagttaggcgcattatatgccaaccaaattttagggcatatgatgatatatatatacgcttgttgtgcgatttaatgtttgctgggttagcACGCCGCTGTTCGTCTTCCGTCATATTTAGGGAAATCCATTTCTTACACAGTGTCCGCTCCAGAATGTTAAGCATTTCAGTCAGCACCTTGGAAAATGTGGGCTGTGCTATGGCAATGTGATAATCTTGCCCTGCTCCATGTTGATAATTTCCTTCAGCCGTGGATAGACCACCTTTCCTTGTGGTAAGGCAGTTCTCAATTTCCTCTAAAACGTACCGAAAAGCTTCCTTACTTAGACGAAAACTTTTGATGAATCTGAATAAGGGCAAAATTAATCAATAAGAGAAACAAACATGGGATTTTTGAGACGGATACTTACGCTTCATCAGAAAGTTTCATGAAGTCGGTTGATTTTCGGTGGTTTCGCCGATGGTAGCAAGGCATTCCAATTTCTTCTTGCTCCGCCAAAATCGGTAACAAAACGGAATCCATTGaacgagaaaattttctcacaaatttctcttaggatcaaaaattaactgaaattcAACTCGCACTCGCCGCTATTTAATACGGTGTTTCTTTTTGTTTATCGGTTTTTGACAGATCGATGCATATTCGAAATTTTCTAACACTTTCGTTCGAAACGAGCAAAACGATTGGAATAGGGAATGGTAAATTCGAAAACGATCGAAatatcactttcgaacgaaatagaaatccgtcggaatacagaataggcaccatcaaatatttgacctccgggcaaacagtgtacggccaccttaaggtTCCGACATTGTATGACAAATTCACTAAcattatttttactataaaaaatggttatatctcgagaacggctaGTCCTAAGATAAAacgttatacatagtttttcatgtagaatcgcatgtagattccattttttcctaaatacttcattagtttttcaaaaacaacaGTATCAATATCTATCTCGTTCTTCCACGTCGTTTAAGGGGAACTATGGCCCAAACCCAAGTCGCAAACTTCCAGTCCATCGTACTTCATTCTTAAAAGATCCTCCTTTCAACTAAAGGTTAGTTGTAATAAATTAAGCCACGTCAAAAGAGTGACGTAAAATGTATTGTTATTTTGTGCTCCAGGTAACCAACAGAACTTGTGACATTCTGGAAAAGGCCATCGAACGATACCAGAAACTGATCCTAAGTGTGGGAAGCGATGAGCGAAGGTCGTCAGCCGAGGTGTCGAAAAAATCGTGGCGTTCGGATCCAAATTTCATTGTAAGTGTTCACGCTGCAATTTCTCGCGAACGAGGATTAAACATTTTGTACTTCAGGGTAACCTCGAGGAAGTGAAGGTCAATCTGAAGGCGCCTTGCGAACAGTTACCATACCTTGGAATGGATGAATCATGTAAGTTCGTTAGGTTTGTTTAATACAAGGctcgaaattaatttgaaatttcACTACAGACGAACTTGTGATTGATGAAACACGGGCCAGTATTGATTCGTTCTCCATTTGGGGCATGTTGAGAGGCTTAGAATCGTTTTCGCAGCTGGTCGTTGGAAATATGGTATGTGTTTATATTTTCGATAAATGATCAAATAGTTGATCGTATGTCTTTCATACAGCTCCGCGTTAACACCACCACCATCTCGGACAGCCCCCGGTTTTCCCACCGTGGTCTCTTGGTCGACACCTCGCGTCACTTCATCAGCATGAACATCCTCATGACGATCCTGGATGGGATGGCATACAACAAACTGAACGTCTTCCACTGGCACATTGTGGACGATCATGCCTTCCCATACCAGAGCACAGTTTATCCTGAACTGAGCGCCCAAGGTGCCTACCGTCCCACGATGGTTTACACCCCGGAAGACGTACAGAAAGTGATTGAGGAAGCCCGTTTGAGGGGAATCCGTGTCATGTCCGAATTCGATACACCCGGTCACACTCGTTCGTGGGGAATTTCTCATCCGGAGTTGCTGACGCCTTGTTTCGATCAATACGCCGGAAAATTTGGCCCGATTGATCCAACGAAAGAATCGACGTACACTTTCCTGTACAATCTGTTCCAGGAAGTCGTAGGTGTATTCCCAGATCAGTACATCCACCTTGGAGGTGACGAAGTTGGCTTCGAATGCTGGGCCAGTAATCCAGATATTATGGAGTATATGAAGGAAAACAGATTGTACACGTTTGAGATGCTAGAGGAGCAATACATTCAACGCGTGGTTGATCAAATTGATTCGTTGAACAGAAGTTCACTTGTCTGGCAGGAAGTTTATGTGAATGGGGTTCGACTGCCGAATGGAACCGTTGTGCATGTATGGACGGGAAATCGTCAAGATCTTCTACAGAGGGTATTGTCTCTGAAATCTCAGTTTTAAAATGATATATTAAACTTAACACATTTAACAGATCACTGGTGATGGTCTTCCTGCTCTGCTGTCGACATGCTGGTATTTGGATCACCTGGCCATGGGAGGAGATTGGCGTAAGTTTTATGAATGTGATCCTCACGACTTCGTGGGTAATCAGAAGCAGAAAGACCTCGTGCTGGGTGGTGAAGCATGCATGTGGGCTGAGGCTGTGAATGATAACAACATTGTGCAACGAATTTTCCCCCGTGTCTCCGCCGTTGCCGAGAAACTGTGGTCTGAGGAGGATGTTGACGACGCAGATGAGGCTGCACGTCGCCTGGAAGAACACACCTGCCGTATGAACCAGCGTAATATTCCTGCCCAACCACCGAACGGACCTGGATTCTGTTAAGAGAATGATGTTGGAAATAAAGTGGTTGTCTTGgatggaaattcgagataactgttCCGCCGAAAATCCttgctttaaaaaaatggttGTTTCGTATTTCGGCGTTCAATTAATATGATAGCAACACCTACATGGATTCCCCAGGAATTTCTTTACGGAGATAATGACGCAGATTCAGTTCCTAGTTGTATTCATGGATGTTGCTTCTGAGTATTGATTGGTCCTGCCGATAAGAAAAAATCATGCTTATGGTAAGTAATTTAAGTTGCACTGCACTTTGTGACAACAAAAATGTAGACTTAGTTTCTATGTTTTGACTGCATATTTTGGTTTATAATCTTGAATTTTTCCATACAgatataactcaaaaa from Toxorhynchites rutilus septentrionalis strain SRP chromosome 3, ASM2978413v1, whole genome shotgun sequence encodes:
- the LOC129777869 gene encoding uncharacterized protein LOC129777869, coding for MEKNKNKTTTKNQFERIVLLLEQEPDIAKGFSRGNSGPFWDDLAAEVNSLGPPIRDGSGWKKVWADYKSGLKRKLAHNKREQRATGGGPNKIINLSELEEQAVLLTGLLATVEGIPGTLSHGTQLGSPSGEPQAADQENFIYYGTSDECDGINNTIHFQPSQPKKSRPSTTRLLELQVE
- the LOC129777868 gene encoding beta-hexosaminidase subunit beta-like, coding for MKPVLLAFAIVLAIGTASSYILEPGPVVKATVGELWPKPKSQTSSPSYFILKRSSFQLKVTNRTCDILEKAIERYQKLILSVGSDERRSSAEVSKKSWRSDPNFIGNLEEVKVNLKAPCEQLPYLGMDESYELVIDETRASIDSFSIWGMLRGLESFSQLVVGNMLRVNTTTISDSPRFSHRGLLVDTSRHFISMNILMTILDGMAYNKLNVFHWHIVDDHAFPYQSTVYPELSAQGAYRPTMVYTPEDVQKVIEEARLRGIRVMSEFDTPGHTRSWGISHPELLTPCFDQYAGKFGPIDPTKESTYTFLYNLFQEVVGVFPDQYIHLGGDEVGFECWASNPDIMEYMKENRLYTFEMLEEQYIQRVVDQIDSLNRSSLVWQEVYVNGVRLPNGTVVHVWTGNRQDLLQRITGDGLPALLSTCWYLDHLAMGGDWRKFYECDPHDFVGNQKQKDLVLGGEACMWAEAVNDNNIVQRIFPRVSAVAEKLWSEEDVDDADEAARRLEEHTCRMNQRNIPAQPPNGPGFC